The Eleginops maclovinus isolate JMC-PN-2008 ecotype Puerto Natales chromosome 10, JC_Emac_rtc_rv5, whole genome shotgun sequence nucleotide sequence GGTATGATATAGAGTTCAGTATGCCataagtactgtatgtgctgtgtaaaaaaataatgtggaaACATGAATTTCTCCCTCACTCAGTTTTTTCATACTACAAAACAACACTGAAATCATGTCCAGATGTTTTTCCATATAGTTTGATTTTGTGAAACTCTACAACAGTTCATCCAGCCTTATGAAATCCATGCATTAGAAGTTACAGAACTCGGTATCGTATTGTATTGTATAACAAAAGTTTCCAAGAAGCGTTATaacatttcttaatgttttGAAACGGATTTGAGGGATATTTTAAACGTTTTAAAGCAAATATGATTGACCTATTTTAAAGACTTGTCATTTGATAATATTTCACAAGCTcccatttttttctgttcagtttTAAAATACACTGTCTTTCACAATTATCTCATTTCTTTGTATTGTGTACTTTTATTGTCAATTTTGCATTTGTTgattgttgtattattattattatgtttattcttatttagaagtatttatttttatgcgATAACATGTTGTGAGTAGAAATAAAGGTAGTATAACTATAACCTacataattacaaattaattatAAACAATATGAATATACCAGTAATTAGATGCATCAAATATAGTCACACAATGTAAAcactcaaattaaatgtattttcagacaACTAAAATGAAATTGTTATGACTATCTTATCAGAGCAATAGACGTGGCACGCGTTGGTCACCTGACGTCTTTGTAACGTGACGTAATCTCCAACTGAGCATGTAACCAGGAAGAGCCTGCTACTGCAAATCTCAACATGCTAAGAGAAGTAAGtgacatgtttttaatgttaatcTTTTATCTCCTAGATATAATATGTCAACCAGCTAACATAACCTCATCTTATACAACCAAGGACAGTAAATGAGTTCGTAAACAGGTAATATTTCCCGACTGAGGGGAATATCTGTCGTGCTAAATAGTTAGCTTGCATGCTAGCTATTATAGCTATTTACATTTctacagctaacgttaacttgGCTTCCCctttccaaaaaacacaaaaagattaAGTGATCTTCTTATAAACATTTCGGGTTGTTTACACGCCTTCAAACGTAGAAGCTTATAGCCAGCCAACTTTAGCAAACAGTTTGTAAGGGGCTCAGTTTTGGCTTACGTTAGCTTACGTTAGCTACGTTGTCCCGTCATTATAATCATGATGCATTAACATACACCTGCGACAACACTGCTGCTGAGAAACCTGACTTTgacttgttgtttgtttattagcccTGTTTATTTTAGCGATCGAATATCTTTAATATGTGGATTTAGTTTGAGGAGTGGACTGTGCTCAACCAGAATTATGCTTACAAACTCGTACAATTCTTTGCTAAGTATTTCCTTTTACAtagttgtattatttttctgtttctattATATTCTTTACTCAAGCAGTACTATTCCTGTGTTACTCTCATGCtgatgtgtgtattgtgtgcaCCCCACTTTCAACACCTGTTCCTGATTATAAAGTCTTGTAGTAACTATAATTAAATGCTCTGGATTTAACTAAACATGCAGTTATTTCATACTTCCTATAACGCATGTCTAGTGTGAATGGAAACAAAGATGACGCTTCAGTTGAGATATTTCTGAGTACTGAGTCTCTGTGGGTTTATCCTCTTCCTTATTGATCCCTCAGGATAATGATGAAGACGTGTCTCTGTTTGACGCGGAGGAAGATGCAGGGAAAAGGTCAAAGAAGACAAATATTAAGTAAGTTTTAGTAAGTAAGTGCTTGCTTATCACTAAAACCAAATATACTGGTTGCAACTTCTCAGATGAACGGGTgagattgttttattatataatagCAGTAGTATAATAATGCCACAATGTCAACAAACGTaattacaagtgaaagtcctgcattcaaaaccaaATTGCAATATGAAACGTAACTATATACAAAATGATCCACTATAGACAAAGAAGGTATAATATTTCCCCTTGAGATCTAGTGAGGTAAAATCTAGAAGAAGATAAAAATGCACCTCAAGTTTGTACTAAAGCAATCTAATTTTGTAATTTGACTTGGTTACATTGCAGCACTGTAGGATGGTaaactgattatatttcacattggACTGTGTGAAATTAACTTTGGCTACTTTCTGGACTTTATTTGCACCAAccatcaaaaaaaaagaaggttttaTACGTTAATAATCAAATACTAATAACTTGCATCCAAGTCACATTGCTTTAATTGTGTTGACAATCTGTTTTTTAGGCATCCACTGGCCTGCTTCTTCCACCTCTTCTTCAGAGTCGGTGCCATCATCGTGTACCTGCTCTGTGAGATCTTCAGCAGCACATTCATCGCATGCATGGTCACAATAATCCTCCTGCTCTCATGTGACTTCTGGACAGTAAAGGTGTGTCTTGTCACTTCtttacacaatacattttagTCATTGTAGTACTCTGTTTGTCGATAACAGGAATTATTTCCTCAATGCTGTTAATTTAAAACCCacaaatataatgtttaaaacatttccaagcttggaataaataaagtacttcttatcttaaCAGAACATCTCTGGGAGGTTGCTGGTGGGTCTGAGGTGGTGGAACCAGGTGGACGATGATGGACGCAGCCACTGGGTGTTCGAGTCTAGGAAGGTAAGACGCTGCTTAGCTTGTGCTGTGTTGCTTTGAGATGTGTCTGAATATGACCGCTTACATGTGCTATTTTGAGGTTGCAAGTGCATCCCAATGCAAAATATGAAATTTATAATGGTCAGTAAGTTCAGTTGTCACACTCAACAACCACCATCTTCACTACATAACGGAAGTTGTGtagaagtgtttattttttacatatttgaatGCAAGTATAAATGTAGTAGTGATGAAAAGGAGCCATTGTTAATTTTATTGGGTTAATGAGCATTCTGTAATGATTTGCTACAACAAACAATATTGTTGCTAGCTAGTTAGCCAGCTTACAGCAGCAATGGTCACTTAAGGTGAGGTCACAGCAGCGGTGTGTGTGATTGAAACAAAACTACATGGCTGAAATTCACACACTGCACAAGTGTTAACAGTGTGTGACAGCATACTAAGTGTATCTTAATTGAGAAACAGCTGTTTCAGTAGTGGTTCTGTCACACATGGGACTTTAACCCCTCATGATACTGACCTCTTTTACTCTATGGAGTTGATATATGTGGTCTTGTTTTCTTGTCAACAATCTGTAGACTATTTGCAGATGTCCTAACTGTGAGAATATCCTGTTTTTCTTCAGGGGACCGTGAAGCAACAAGCGTCAGATTCTGAGTCCCGCATCTTCTGGATTGGTCTGATCGTTTGTCCCGTCCTCTGGGTCATCTTTGCTTTCAGCACCCTCTTTTCCTTCAAGATTAAATGGGTGGTAAGTTCTTAacttttaaaagataaatatgtaATATTCTTTTCTGAACTAATTCCATAAAAAGTGCTCACACGATTATACCGCACATTGAACAGTTTAAagttgatttaaatatatatcagaTATTTTTCCCAAAACACTCCAGGGCTTAAAGGACATCACTTccagtaaacaaaaaacaataaggGCACCCCACATCTGTGTTTGAACCAAATAATATCTGTGATTGCACAGCAAACCAAACTGTTAGCATGTGAGCACTACAGTTTGTCACTGGTAGGCTACCAACAAGGCTATCCTCACTTCATTTGAACACTGATCAGCAGCTTGGATTACCAACAGTTAAATGTCCTACTGTTAATAGAGAGTAACGACAGACACTCGCccatttcataaaaacaatggAATGGATATTTGGGGATATTTTTGgtagcaaacacatttttcttttgttgcctTGCGTGGTTTCCCTAGAGCCGGCCACTCCTTTAAATACATAGAAAACTGCTTTTgtttgggactattttcagtgACGAACCAATCCACATTTGAGTCCCTGCAAACTATTTGTAGCAGCAGGGTGGTGTGTGATTAagtcaaaataaactacagtgtatttaaatgagAATGAAGTCAACAGCGTGGcacatttatgtgtttttttagtaGTTTTCCTGACAACAATGGCACAGAGGAAGCAGATATATGGGGCTttggaacacacacataaagtgTTAGTAAATTCATAATGGTTGGTTTTGGTCTTATTGTGGGATTTATTCTTAATGAGTAAAACAAATTTTGGCTAGTGCTCTCAAATCAAACTCTGACTGTCCTCTTCCACACAGCCGGTGGTGATCATGGGTGTGGTGCTACAAGGAGCCAACCTCTATGGCTATGTGAAGTGTAAAGTGGGAGGCAAGACAAGCCTGAAGAACATGGCTACAAATTATTTTGGACGACAGTTTCTCAAACAGGTGACTTAAAGTTTGAGTAATATACTGTGAAGTcacattatttgttgtttttcatattcTCATGTGTGTCATGTTTATCATCCACAGGCGCTGTCTAAGGAAGAGGAATCGTAGGGGGCCGCACTGCGATTTTAACATGTTTGCATTATTCTTAATGCTATGCTATCAAATATTTTACCAAGTGGATCAGtagaaagacatgtttttgcAATATGAACTGATAATAACCATATTTCGTGTTCTTTTTCTTACTGATGTACTGTGTGACTCAACTAGTCCCCATATggagttttctttgttttccacagaggTGTGGCAGCTGCTTCCAATAACTGGAGCCCAGCAATAATTCCTCGCCGACTTTAACTGATACTTGAGCGCAAGTgcatgagtaaaaaaaaaaaaagggcgtAATGACTTAAAATGTTAAGTTGACTAGTTTGATGTGTCATGTAGTCTCTCAACTCTCTATCTAATTTAGTTTAattgatttagtttgttttctttattttatctttataaaactaaaaatgtggTTTCTGGCGAGCCATTgtacaaacatttttgtttgtataataGGCAAGGTTGTAAAGTAACAGTGTTAAGTATTCCAGGAgtttgtaaatatgtatttaaagaaactaTGTGGAACACATTCTTATGTGCAAAtacatttgtaacatttttCCGAACAgcgtgtttgtttttatttctggtaATAGTTGTTATTCACTGTGCAACTTGTGAGAAGGAATTAGTTAACATGTCAGGGAAATTAACTAGTTAAACTCAGAGTGAAATAAGACCATAGGAAGAAAAAATGACATGAGATTTcgttcatttcattttttgtctaGCTCcagcagtttttatttcaaatgtgcttttttccatagtgcatttttattttaaatataattttctaaaataatagTTTTGATTCCCAATGCCACTTTAAACTCACAAAATCTTTGTTTTCAATCAAGATAACCCGGTCAGAACAGGTTTTGTGATTTTCTGTCACTTTAATCTGCGggggaacattttgaaataatattataaactaAACTGTTCCTTGAAATATAAAAGGGCTCTAATAAAccattttattgtaaaaataagattgaagaacaaacatttcacaaaattgAGTTGAAAAAAATATTGGATTATTTCACAGTTAGTTATACCAGTATAGTTACCATTGGAAAACAGTGGGTGTAGTACAGCGACTACCACAGGTTTGTTTGGGTGCTGTTGTCCTATATCgtaagagtgttttttttacggTAGAAAGACCTTGCAGTATTTCACAAATACTATGCAGATGAAGGTATCTATTATTAATGAGATTATTATATTAGCTAACATTTATATGGAATCAGCTTGTTTCCAAACACTCCCAAGATGACCAG carries:
- the tvp23b gene encoding Golgi apparatus membrane protein TVP23 homolog B gives rise to the protein MLREDNDEDVSLFDAEEDAGKRSKKTNIKHPLACFFHLFFRVGAIIVYLLCEIFSSTFIACMVTIILLLSCDFWTVKNISGRLLVGLRWWNQVDDDGRSHWVFESRKGTVKQQASDSESRIFWIGLIVCPVLWVIFAFSTLFSFKIKWVPVVIMGVVLQGANLYGYVKCKVGGKTSLKNMATNYFGRQFLKQALSKEEES